The DNA window AAAGCCTTTCAGAGTAACATTAAATGTGCTTCTAAAGAAACAgatcccccctcctcccctttccccctctctccctcttcccccccttcccactcTCTCCTATCtgttgctccctccctccccctcactccaccctctctccccctttctcctcctttctctccctttctcccactATTTGTTGCTACCTCTCTCCCTACCTTTCTGTCcttcattcactttttttttgccttataATACAATTAGAATTGGAAAAAACAACTGCTGCtatgaccactgctccacactgctgctctgatcactgctccacactgctgctctgaccactgctccacacagacatggcagatgtggagaggtggatcATTTATCAGTTATGTGTTCTGAAAAAAGTTGTCTGTAAAGACTGAACGTGTGTATCCTCCTAGCTCCTTGCTCCTCGAAGGAGCATTTAACGGactggaatgtccttaaagatctTGATCGATTCCTGGGTCATGCAAGGACTGAGATAAAATGAGAACGGATAAAATAAGTGACTAAAATGAACCCTAAACGCGACAGACATGTTGGATCAGATCTAAACACCACAGACATGCTGGTTTGGATCTAAACACAAGAGACATGCTGGTTCGGATCAAAACATACATGCTTCATTCAACCACATGACAAAATACAGACTGTCaaagctaaccctaacccaaccgcACTACTAAATATTCCACTACCCACTGcatgtggctgtgtttgtgtgtgttcatgcttgTGTATGTTAGCTTACTTacaatgtggtgtgtgtgtgtgtgtgcgcacatgcgaatgagtatttttatgtgtgggtgtttgtgtgtgtgcatgtgcacgtgtgtatttttgtgtgtaagtgtttgtgtttgtgtgtgtgtgtgcatgtgcacaagtgcatttttatgtgtgggtgtttgtgtgcgtttgtgtgtgcatgtgtgtgtaggtgtgtgtgtgcacataggagtagctgtgtgtgtgtatatatgtgtgtatgtgtgtgtatgtatttgtgtgtttatgtaggtgtagctgtgtgtgtgtgtgtgtgtgtgtgtatgtatgtgtgcctgagagtgtacatgtgtgtgtagctgtgtgtgtgtgtgtaggtggcggggcgacatagctcaggaggtaagaccgattgtctggcagtcggagggctgccggttcaaaccccgccctgggtgtgtcgaagtgtccttgagcaagacacctaacccctaactgctctggcgaatgagaggcatcaattgtaaagtgctttggataaaagcgctatataaatgcagtccatttaccataggtgtatgtggtttttttttttgttctggctCCATACTCCGGAATCATTTCaatctgaaattaaacaatgaatgtgagggtaaagtgcagactgtctcatttgggggggggcaatgcataaaaagggctgtaattcctaaatgtatgtgaaaatgttcaaattaaagctggcagtctgcactttactCATTTTAGGAGTGCTCACGTGTGCCGgcatgtatgtataaaaaacacaaacaggtctaTGATGCTATGTGTGCagtcgagaaaaaaaaatcattttaaatgcaacatgGTTCACAGTTTGGATAGTGCTGGCGGCTATTCTCGCCAGTGCCTGCATGCCTAGTCGTGCTTGCGCGCCTCAGCCTGACACGCCCAGTACAGATGTGCGTACAAAACGTGCGAATTTCGCTAACAAAATGCACGTTGGTGATTCGGTGTCCCGAATCGTTACTAGAAAGAACTGGCCAATCTAAACTTGTACGCCTATGTGTAACCCATGAATGGAGCACGCTGATGAGTCAACCGCGCGATCGACACACCTCCTTTTGACATTGACACACATTCCCCTCCCTCGCGCAGAGTCGCGCCGCACGcgcctcccccttcccccaacaTCAAATGAAGCGTTCGCCATGCTGTGCAACAATTCCCATGTTTCTGATACATTGTATCTCACGATAATAACCAGCAGCTTCATGATATTTATCATCAAGCATGACTTCAGTACTGAAAGCGACACTAGCGCCGCGGCGGAGTGGGCGATTGGCAAACATGTTGATGTTATGCCTCTAACTTCAAGTTCAAGTGCAGGTTTAACCTGTGGTTTTGCATTGACCCCGAGACCATGTCCTCCAGTTTCGCATATCCGTGTTTATCAGGTTTCAGCTATTCATATTAAATGCGTACACTTTAACCGTGTCACGAGAGGCTGAAGTGAACAAAGAGCTGTCTGGAGAATCTGTAGACGCCACACGTGCGCTCCACCGTAATGTAGAGCCTCGCAGCACACAGACGCTGAACGCTTATTTAATAAAGTGtaatttattcttcttcttatacttcttcttcttattattattagtattattattattattattattattattattattgctgttgttgttactgttgttgttgttgttgttgtttttgttacacCATCCACCGTGTAGTGAGAATAATGCCACTGTCGCGTTCACGCCAGACAGCAAGCACTCCGACCGGAGTACAGACCATATGCATGGAAATATTGTTCATATGCAGGATAACATGGAACtcattaaactgcatttataaCATTACAATTATTTAACTTTATATGTAGGTGGTTTAATGCCATTTCctttattaaattattgtaaatgaactgaactgtgcaTGAATTTGCATTCAGAATTTTCGAAAAAAACATCACTGTTATTCCATATGCGCGTTAATCGGACGTTAACGGGTTTAGCTAATCTTACTAAAAATATGCTTACCTTTTAAGTCAGCAAAAATGTTCCAAGGGATTTTCAATGAACTGCAAAACTCAGTTTCTCCTCTGCGATAGCCGCTTTCCAGATGAGTTTTTCGGAAGCTGTGACTTGTTTTATCCTTTCCCTTATTTACTCCCTCCTTGCTGTCCTTTCTcaagcaacagaaaaaaaaatccaaactgaAAATATGGAGCCGTCAATCAAATGCCACGGGTGAAGTTACTTTACTAAGAGGTGGGGGAGAGTAAGGAAGCAATTTAGCGTAATCCTCCATCCACGGAGATAACCAATAGATATCTCCCCTTGTGGAATATTTGGTAATCTCCCGTATTACGGCCCTTGGGGCAGGTGCTATGATGTAAAGGTTTCACACGTATTCGTTATTGAAAACCTCTGTGCCTTGGTGGTGCCCCCCTGCTCTCTGCGGTTGGTAGGCGCCCGTTGTTAAAGTGGTTTGTGGAACAAAACGCGCGTGCATTCCAAGGTTCTAGTTACGGCTGGGAGCAGAGACGGTGGCCAGAAACGCGCATTCTATTAGGGACTCTGCCAAAACGTATGAAGAAAGGCGAGGCAGgcagatgcagagagagaaatttgTTTTGAACTGGAAAAGGAGTGACGCGTTGGAGGCACAGACTGGGGATCACGCTGAGGAGTCGAGGGTGTGGGGTGATTTAGTGGTGTAGCAAATGTTAGCCGCCACATGCCGATACGGTCATATCATATTTATACTATAAATTTCTCAAGAAGGAGCCATCTACTTATTGCGCAATAGTTGGAAACAGTTCTGCCAGTGTGCACGTGGTATGGCGGCCAAAGAATGAATGTACGGCGCTTAAACGTTTGCAGCGAAGACAGAAATGTTTAGCATTACACAATAATCCGAAGTAATGACCCGATTTCCTGTGGAGGAAACAACGCAGCTGTACATAAACAGCGATTAAACAAATCCTCCTCTCCGACTCATAACCATCCGGATCAGCGCCGATACTGACGAAGTTATAGTATTTGtcttaatttcatattttaaattaacGATAGAAAAGACTGAATGGCAAGTTAATAAACTCATTAtttgagttttttaaaattattttaaaatatatttttaaaaaacaaggcaTGAAAAGGAACCAGAAATACTTACGGTTTAtcccaataaataaaaaactaaacctCAATTTACATTCTGGAGGGTGAAATTATGGTCTTCTTCTTGTGAAACAAACAGTAATATGGTTTGCTTGCCTTCTGTACATGAGCAATCTTAATTTCAGCAATATCTACTGCATTAGACAATGATGACCTACAGCCAGGAGACTCAGTACAGTGTTAGTACACTAATACAATTAGGGGACTCAGTACAGTGTGAGTACACTAATACAATCAGGGGACTCAGTACAGTGTTAGTACACTAATACAATTAGGGGACTCAGTACAGTGTGAGTACAGTAATACAATCAGGGGACTCAGTACAGTGTGAGTACACTAATACAATCAGGGGACTCAGTACAGTGTGAGTACACTAATACAATCAGGGGACTCAGTACAGTGTGAGTACAGTAATACAATCAGGGGACTCAGTACAGTGTGAGTACACTAATACAATTAGGGGACTCAGTACAGTGTGAGTACACTAATACAATCAGGGGACTCAGTACAGTGTGAGTACACTAATACAATCAGGGGACTCAGTACAGTGTGAGTACACTAATACAATCAGGGGACTCAGTACAGTGTGAGTACACTAATACAATCAGGGGACTCAGTACAATGTGAGTACACTAATACAATCAGGGGACTCAGTACAGTGTGAGTACAGTAATACAATCAGGGGACTCAGTACAGTGTGAGTACACTAATACAATCAGGGGACTCAGTACAGTATGAGTACACCAATACAATCAGCCCTACAGCCAGGGTACTCAGTACAGTGTGAGTACACCAATACAATCAGCTGTGGATAATGGGTACTGGATGGTGGGTATGGATGATGGGTACTGGGTAAGGGTACTGAGTGATGGGTAATGGATATTGGGTACTCGGTCATGGGCACTGGATGATGGGTACAGGGTTATAGGTACTGGATGGTGAGTACTGGGTGGTGGGTATGGATGAGGGGTACTGGGTGGTGGGTAATGGATGGTACGTACTGGATGGTGGGTACTGGGTGGTGGGTAATGGATGATGGGTACCTGGTGATGGGTATTGGATGAGGGGTACTGGGTGATGTGGACTGGATGAGGGGTGATGGGCGATGGGTACTGGATGAGGGGTACCTGGTGATGGGTACTGGATGAGGGGTATTGGATGATGGGTATTGGATGAGGGGTGATGGGGACTGGGTGAGGGGTACTGGATGAGGGGTATTGGATGATGGGTACTGGATGAGGGGTATTGGATGATGGGGACTGGATGAGGGGTATTGGATGATGGGTACTGGATGAGGGGTATTGGATGATGGGTACTGGGTGGTGGGTACTGGATGAGGGGTATTGGATGATGGGGACTGGATGAGGGGTACCTGGTGATGGGTACTGGATGAGGGGTACTGGGTGATGGGTACTGGATGAGGGGTACTGGGTGATGGGTACTGGATGAGGGGTACTGGGTGATGGGGACTGGGTGAGGGGTACCTGGTGATGGGTACTGGATGAGGGGTACTGGGTGATGGGGACTGGATGAGGGGTGATGGGCGATGGGTACTGGATGAGGGGTACTGGGTGAGGGGTACCTGGTGATGGGTACTGGATGAGGGGTACTGGGTGATGGGGACTGGATGATGGGTACAGGGTTATAGGTACCTGGTGATGGGTACTGGATGAGGGGTACTGGGTGATGGGTACCTGGTGATGGGTACTGGATGAGGGGTACTGGGTGATGGGTACTGGATGAGGGGTACTGGGTGATGGGTACCTGGTGATGGGTACCGGATGAGGGGTACTGGGTGATGGGTACTGGATGAGGGGTATTGAATGATGGGTACTGGATGAGGGGTACTGGGTGATGGGTACCTGGTGATGGGTACTGGATGAGGGGTACTGGGTGATGGGTACTGGATGAGGGGTATTGAATGATGGGCACTGGATGAGGGGTACTGGGTGATGGGTACCTGGTGATGGGTACTGGATGAGGGGTACTGGGTGATGGTACTGGATGAGGGGTACTCGGTCATGGGCACTGGATGATGGGTACAGGGTTATAGGTACTGGATGGTGAGTACTGGGTGGTGGGTATGGATTGAGGAGTACTGGGTGGTGGGTAATGGATAGTACGTACTGGATGGTGGGTACTGGGTGAGGGGTATTGGATGATGGGTACCTGGTGATGGGTACTGGGTGAGGGGTACTGGGTGATGGGTACTGGATGAGGGGTACTGGGTGATGGGGACTGGATGAGGGGTGTTGAATGATGGGTACCTGGTGATGGGTACTGGGTGAGGGGTATTGGATGATGGGTACCTGGTGATGGGTACTGGATGATGGGTACTGGGTGAGGGGTATTGGATGATGGGTTCCTGGTGATGGGTACTAGATGAGGGGTATTGGATTATGGGTACTGGGTGGTGAGTACTGGGTGAGGGGTATTGGATGATGGGTACCTGGTGATGGGTACTGGATGAGGGGTATTGGATGATGGGTACTGGGTGGTGGGTACTGGGTGAGGGGTATTGGATGATGGGTACTGGATGATGGGTACCTGGTGATGGGTACTGGATGAGGGGTACTGGGTGATGGGTACTGGATGAGGGGTACTGGGTGATGGGTACTGGATGAGGGGTACCTGGTGATGGGGACTGGGTGAGGGGTACTGGGTGATGGGTACTGGGTGAGGGGTACTGGGTGAGGGGTACTGGATGAGGGGTACTGGGTGATGGGGACTGGGTGAGGGGTACTGGGTGATGGGGACTGGATGAGGGGTACTGGATGAGGGGTACTGGGTGATGGGGACTGGGTGAGGGGTACTGGGTGAGGGGTACTGGATGAGGGGTACTGGGTGATGGGTACTGGGTGAGGGGTACTGGATGAGGGGTACTGGGTGATGGGTACTGGGTGAGGGGGACTGGATGAGGGGTACTGGGTGATGGGGACTGGGTGAGGGGTACTGGATGAGGGGTACTGGGTGAGGGGTACTGGATGAGGGGTACTGGGTGATGGGTACTGGGTGAGGGGTACTGGGTGATGGGTACTGGATGAGGGGTACTGGGTGATGGGGACTGGATGAGGGGTACTGGGTGATGGGGAATGGATGAGGGGTACTGGGTGAGGGGTACTGGATGAGGGGTACTGGGTGATGGGGACTGGGTGAGAGGTACTGGTTGAGGGGTACTGGGTGATGGGTACTGGGTGAGGGGGACTGGATGAGGGGTACTGGATGAGGGGTACCTGGTGATGGGGACTGGGTGAGGGGTACTGGGTGATGGGTACTGGGTGAGGGGTACTGGATGAGGGGTACCTGGTGATGGGGACTGGGTGAGGGGTACTGGGTGATGGGTACTGGGTGAGGGGTACTGGATGAGGGGTACTGGGTGATGCGCCAGTGGAATTTTCCACTTATAGAGCAGAGCTGTGAAATCAGCCCCAGAGCGAAGGTACACTTTTGGACTGCTCTATGATAGCATGTGATTCAAGGCTGTCAGAGGAGCAGCAGTTTAATGAAATATGAGAAACCAAATGATCTTGATGCTTATAGCAGGCAGTAGTATTAGCATGTTTACCACATTGACTGCTGTAGCTACAGGAAGGCAGAGGGAGTGGTGGAGGAAACGGCTGCTCTTTGTTTGACAGGAAACAGCTGACAGTGGGTCTAGATTAGAGCAGTTTGGGCATCTCACAGGAGTCCAGCTCAGGTGTAAAAAATAGCAGCTTTATTCGCTGTGCCACCAATGGAAGGAGTCATTTATAGGGGCTGGGTTGGGCAGCATGGCCTGTGTGTGCCAGGACACAGAGCCCACCAGCAACAGGAGCTCTGTGGGCAAAATGCCACACAGAACTCTTCCAAGAGAAAGCCAAATGACTCGTGTTCCAGAGTTTCTCGTAAATTCTGGtttgggttgagatctgatgACTATTAATATAGGCAGTGACATTATCATGCTTCTCAAACTGCTCAGAGATGACCCTGCTGTTTAGATGCGGTGATACTCCTGCTGTTTTGATGGGGTGTAATTCTTGCTGTATTGATGGGATGAAACTCCTCTTGTATTGACAGGGACAGCTGGTCTAATGTAGGAGAGCTGGGCTCTGTGCATGCCAGTTCTCTTTCACAGGGACAGCTGGTCTAATGT is part of the Anguilla anguilla isolate fAngAng1 chromosome 7, fAngAng1.pri, whole genome shotgun sequence genome and encodes:
- the LOC118231836 gene encoding vegetative cell wall protein gp1-like, with the protein product MCGKFHWRITQYPSSSTPHPVPITQYPSPSPHHQVPLIQYPSPSTHHPVPLTQSPSPGTPHPVPLIQSPSPSTHHPVPLNQYLSPSPHHPVPLIQYPSPSTPHPFPITQYPSSSPHHPVPLIQYPSPSTPHPVPITQYPSSSTPHPVPLIQYPSPSPHHPVPLIQSPSPSTHHPVPLIQYPSPSTHHPVPLIQYPSPSTPHPVPITQYPSSSTPHPVPITQYPSPSPHHPVPLIQYPSPSTPHPVPITQYPSPSPHHQVPLIQYPSPSTPHPVPITQYPSSSTHHQVPIIQYPSSNTPHPVPTTQYPSSNTPHPVPITSTHHPVPITRYPSSNTPHPVPITRYPSFNTPHPVPITQYPSSSTHHPVPLTQYPSPVPMTEYPSSSTITQYPSSSTHHQVPITQYPSSSAHHSIPLIQYPSPSTPHPVPITRYPSPSTPHPVPITQYPSSSTHHQVPITQYPSSSTHHQVPITLYPSSSPHHPVPLIQYPSPGTPHPVPLIQYPSPITPHPVPITQYPSSSTHHQVPLTQSPSPSTPHPVPITQYPSSSTHHPVPLIQYPSPGTPHPVPIIQYPSSSTHHPVPIIQYPSSSTHHPIPLIQSPSSNTPHPVPIIQYPSSSTPHPVPITPHPIPIIQYPSSSTHHQVPLIQYPSPITPHPVHITQYPSSNTHHQAEARKHD